CAGCTATTCCAGGCGCAAAATACCCCGGCGCCTCCTCAAGCTCGTCAAAGCGGTTTGTCTCCTTGCCGGTCTTCGATTTCCATACACGGAACGTGTACCAGTCCGTAAAGAAGAAGCCCTTGGTGCAGATGACCTCGATGCCTTTTTTGCTGCTGGAGTAGTAGTCCACGTAGGCTTCGATTCCGTTCCTGAAACGGATGAGCCCGCCCATGCCCTGGTCATAGTTACTGTAGGGATCGTCGCGCACCCAGCCGGTAAGCCAGTCCACGTCCGAGTCCCACGCGAACATGCGGGTGACGCTGAGGCCCTGGCACCCGCCGCCCGAGATCTCATCCGTCGCCTGATACAGGTGAATGGAGCGCACTTCGCCAAGGTCGAACGGCTGAGGGGTGTGGGAGGCGTCCTGCCCTGCGGGAGGCCGCATCATCGCCCTGGCCTGCCACACCTGCTCGAAGTTGCGGTAGGCATCCCCGGCTGAGAAGTGGATGCCGCGGCTACGGCACTCGTCCACCATCGCATCTGCATCGGAGAGCCTCGCGGCCATGGGCTTCTCACAGAAGATCGCCTTCATTCCGCCGATGCGCGCGCTCTCGATGACCACTTCCGGGTTGGGCTTCACCGGCAGTAAGGCTGACGACATGCATGACGTGCGACTCTCCCGGCGTAGATTTCTCATAACCAGCGTGGTGGTAGGGACGGGAGCCGTGCTCACGCGTTTAGTACCTCCTCTCGTGTTTGGGAAGGTTCCAGTCGCGGAAGCAACATGGTGTGGTAGATTTCACGAATGTGACTTCTGGTGCGACGCTCCATATTTCGTATCTTCGGGCTGCGCCAACCTCTGTAGCGCAGCATGCCCACCAAATGACGAAGCCTACTATGAGATATATTCCGTTTGGCGGACGATACCCCCGACAACAACCTGTAATGAGGACTTGTGGTGCGGGAACATGACATGCAAATGGTGCGGTCTCTGTCCCTGTTGATTGATTAGCCGGAAGTCAAGTGTATGGAGGCCATATGACCAACGAGAGAGTACTCATCAATCCTGTAGATACTTTCGCAACCAACCACAGTCACGGGAAATCGAACCGGCCGATGCCCAAGGCTACAGCGGTGCCCCGCCGTGAATATAGAGAGGTATCTCTAAGTGACGCTAGAACTCGTCTGCCGAGTCTTTCATCTCCAGGCTATGTTCCGGATGGATATGTCCTTTCGAGAGTCAGCATTGGTCCAAGCTCAGCGCAAGTTGTTATGCTCACATACACAAAGCCTGGTTCTGGCACATTGCAGATACAACTAAATCTCCCCATAAAGCCTCAAGGAGTTGATATTAAGAACGGCTACTTCGAGGCGGTTTCGTTTGGTAGAGTGGCAAACGCCTTCATGGTCCGCGGCATATGGGCCAGAGGCTCCAGCGGCCCGGATCTGGAATGGGAAACAGGCAACCATCTCCAGCTTATCTTTGAGCGGGATGGGGAAGTCGGGGTTATATTGGCTTTCCCGGCCACCGAGTGGCCAGAAGACGAAATCCTGAAAGTTGCAGCATCACTTTAGGTACATAACGGAGTGCGCAGTCATGATAATGGGGGTCAGACTCCTGTTAGCAGTTGTGTTCCTTTCTTCTGGCGTGACCAAACTAGTCGCGCCGCGTCAGTTTGCGCGGGACGTACAGCAATATCGTATCTTACCGCCTCGGGCTTCAAAGGGCTTCGGGCTCATGTTGCCATTCGTTGAGATCGCAGTGGCGGTGAGCTTCTTGACGGGCTACTTTACTTCCTGGGCCGAGATGGTCGCAGCCTTCCTAATTGTTTGCTTCATCACGGCAGTCGCGACGGCGATGCGCAAAGGTCTTAACCTATCGTGCAGTTGTTTCGGTTTGCTCTACCGAGAACGCGTAGGCTGGATAACACAGGTAAGAGATTTCTTCCTTCTGTTATTAGTGGCCAGCGTGTACTTCTTTGAAAAGGAGCCTAGGACACTCTTTGGTATGTTTAGAACTTTGGATGAGCCGCTTTCAATTGCAGGAATGGGCCTAAGTCTTGCGGCCGTTGTCTTTGTTGGATATGTTTTTCGCATCTCAGTTAAGGGAACCCGTCGGCGGCTCGAACGCGCGCGCGAGCATGGCTTTTCGTTAGCCTCAGACTAGAGAGACATCCGAAGGGAGTCCCTTCTAGCGCCCTCGGGTGCAAGACAAGGGAGGCGTCCTTGCCAGTGCCACGGTGTTTAATGCTGGGAACACCGTGTTACTCTCAGCGTACTGTTTTCGCATGAATTGACAGCCTTGAACATCCTGCTCTATATCAACGATCCCAGCCTCTACCGCGTAACCCAAGCTTCGCTTTGATGTGCTTCACATGTGTTTCGGCGGTCAATAGGCTGATTCCCAAGTGTAGGGCGACCTGCCTGCCGGTGAGGCCTTGTCGAAGCAGACCAAGAACTTCTTGCTCCCGCGGCGTAAGGTTTTCGTGACCTGGAGAGCGGCCATCCTCGTCCATGATGTAGTCCTTTCGGCCTAGTACTTATATACCAATTACGCTAAACCCCTCGAAATGGTTTCTCTTATACGTCTTTCGTCCCTTCTTCGGCCAATTGGCAAGCTATTTCGTATCTGTGCTGGAATTACCGGCATACGCCGTGTGACCGCCGAGCGGCATTTGCCCTGCGCTGCCTTCCTGCCATACACTACTCGTTGCGTTTATCCGCGTGTCGTCGAAACACGTCGCAACGGGTGCTGCAATGAAAATCCTCGTCATCAACGGCCCGAACCTCAATAACTTGGGCAAGCGCGATCCTGCGCAATACGGCAAGGACACGCTGGCCGACATCGAAAAGCGCATCCGCGACCGGGCGGCCGCCCTCAAGGTGGAGGTCGATTGCTTCCAGTCGAACCACGAGGGTGCGATAATCGACTTCTTGCAGGCGACCGCGCCGTCCGCCTCCGGCATCATCATCAACGCCGGCGGGCTCACGCACTACAGCATTGCCATCCGCGACGCGCTGGCGGACTCCCGCCTGCCGTTCATCGAGGTGCACCTGTCCAACATCCACGCGCGCGAGGAGTTCCGGCGCCATTCGGTTATGGCGTCGATCGCCGTAGGCCAAATAGCCGGCCTTGGGTGGCGCGGGTACGTGTACGCGCTGGAGCACCTGGTGTCGAGATTGACCGAGGCTAAGACCTAGGAAGCGTTCGAGGCGGGCCGGCGTGACGGGACATAGCAACGACCGAGACGCCCCAGCAGGGCGTCTCTACGATGGGACAGAGGCAAGAGGAACCAGCACAACATGTCAATTCCCGCGAGACTCAAGAAGCTTCGCAAGGCCATCCAGGACAAAGAGCTGGACGCCATTCTCATCTCCAGCCAGGAGAACCGGCGCTGGCTCTCCGGCTTCACCGGCTCTGCCGGATACCTGCTCATCACGCAGGGGGCCGCCATCCTGGGCACGGACTTCCGTTACACGGACCAGGCAGCGAAGCAGGCGCCGCAGTTCCGCGTGGACCGCATCACGCGCGGGACCGAGTGGTTCGTCAAGCAGGTGGCCGAGCTGAAGGTGAAGAAGGTGGGCTTCGAAGGCGGGCATATGACATTCGATACCCACGCCGCATTTCTGAAGGCGATCGCCGACGCGCCGGAGTCCGACCGCTGGGAGCTGGTCCCGACGTCCGACATGGTGGACAAGCTGCGGGCCGTAAAGGATAAGGAAGAGCTCAAGCTCCTCACCCGCGCCATCGAGATTTCAGACGAGGCGCTGGTGGAGGTGTCGAAGGGCCTCAAGCCGGGCATCACGGAGGCGGAGGTCGCCTGGGAGCTGGAGAAGGCGATGCGCGCGCGCGGCGCTGAGGGGCTGGCGTTCGACACGATCGTGGGCGCGGGCGTGAACGCAGCGATGGCCCACCACCGCGCGGACGAGACGGTCATCCAGGCCGGCGTGCCGATCGTCATCGACATGGGGGCCAAGTACAAGGGCTACTGCGCCGACCTGACGCGCACCGTCATCATCGGCGAGCCGGACGAGCAGTTCCGAAAGATATACGGGATTGTGCTGAAGGCGCAGGTAGAGGCCGAAGAGCGCGTCCGCACGGGCATGACCGGGGCGGATACGGACAAGATTGCGCGCGATATAATAGCTGATGCCGGCTTCGGCGACTTCTTCGGCCACAGCCTGGGCCACGGCGTGGGGCTGGCCGTCCACGAGTACCCGCGCGTGGGCGCGAAGAGCCCGGACGTGCTGGAGGACGGCATGCTGCTCACGATCGAGCCGGGCATCTACCTCTCGGAGTGGGGCGGCGTGCGCATCGAGGACGTGGTGGTAATGGAGAAGGGCCGCGCCCGCGTAATCAGCAAAGCGCCCAAGATAAGCGTCTAAACAAGGAACGTATTCAGGAGAATCTCAGATGACCATCGGTTTTGGCGATCTCAAGAAGGGCCTGTCCATCGAGATGGATGGCGACCCGTTTGTGATCGTCGATTTTGAGCGGCAGAAGATGCAGCAGCGCGCGCCGGTGACGCGTATAAGGTTCCGCAACCTGCGGACCGGCAAGGTGCTGGACAAGACCTACTCAGGCTTCGACGTGAAGCTGAGCCCGGCCCAGATTGAGCGCCGCAAGGCTTCGTATATCTACGAGGACGGCGGCATCCACTACTTCATGGACTCAGGCACCTTTGAGCAGTTCCCGCTCAACGAGGACCAGATATCGGACGCCCTGCCCTACATGAAGGAGCAGACCGAGGTGGACGTGGTCCTCTTCGGCGGCGACCCGATCAACATTGAGCTTCCGATCACCGTCGACCTCCGCGTCGAGGAGACGGAGCCCGGTTTCAAGGGCGACACGGCCACCGGCGGCAACAAGCCCGCCAGGATGGAGACCGGCCTCATGGTGCCGGTCCCCCTGTTTGTGAACACAGGCGACACGATCAGGATCGACACGCGGACGAATACCTACCTCGCAAGGCTATAGCATGGCCGTCTACTCCGTCGCGCAGGTAACCTCTTACCTGCGCGACCTCCTGGCAATGGACTCCGTCCTACGGGACGTGTGGGTCCGGGGAGAGGTGGGCAACCTCTCCCGGCCAGGCTCGGGCCACTGCTACTTCAATCTCCGCGACTCCGGCACGATGATGCGCTGCGCCATGTTCAAGCGCGCAGGCCCGCAGGGCAGCACTGCGGCGCTCCTCAAGGAGGGGGCCGCCGTCATTGTGCACGGCAAGGTGACGATGTACGAGGCCCGCGGCGAGGTCCAGATCGTTGTGGACATCGTCCAGCCGGAGGGCGTGGGCGAGCTGCAGCTCAAGCTGGAGCAGCTAAAGCTCAAGCTCCAGACGGAAGGGCTCTTCGAGGAGTCCCGCAAGAGGCCGTTCCCCCAGTTCCCACGGCGCATCGGCGTTATCACCTCGCCCAGCGGCGCAGTATGGCACGACATACAGACCGTCATCGGCCGTCGCTACCCCCTCGTCGAGCTCGTCCTCGCGCCCAGCCCCGTCCAGGGCGACGGCTGCTGCCCGGGGGTTGTGGACGCCTTTGAGCGCCTCAACGAGATCGACGACATCGACCTCGTTATCCTCGCGCGCGGAGGCGGGTCGCTGGAAGACCTGTGGGGCTTCAACGAGGAAGAGGTTGCGAGGGCGATCTTTTCCAGCCGCGCGCCCGTCATCAGCGCCATCGGCCACGAGACGGACTACACGATCGCCGACCTGGTGGCGGACCGCCGCGCACCGACGCCGTCCGCGGCAGCGGAGATGGCGGTGCCGAACCGCATCGAGCTTGCGCAGCGCGTCGTAGCCTACCGCAACGCGATGACCGAATACATGACCGAGCGCGTGCAATCCGGCCGGGACGAGATCGACGCGATGGTCCCGCGGATGGAGCGTTTCCTGCCGGACTTCGACGCGCTGCGAATCCAGATCGACGACAGGCTGCGGCTGGCGGCGAAAACGCTCCACCGCGACGTGGCGATGAAGATGGACCGCGTCTACAACACGAAGCTGCGGCTGGAGTCGCTCAGCCCGAAGGACACCCTCCGCCGGGGGTATGCTATAGTACAGAAAGAGCCCGGCAGCGAGGTAGTGAGCGACGCCTCGCAGGTTGCCGCAGGCGACTCCGTGCGGGTTACGGTGGCCGCCGGGGGCTTTGGCGCAACAGTGGCCGCAATTAGCCAGGAAGGGTAAATGGCACGAGCAAGAAAGAGCGTCGACATGCCGGAGAGCACAAACGGCCAGGTGACCTTTGAGTCGGCGCTTGCCGAGCTTGACCAGGTGGTTACCGCCCTGGAGGCGGGGGCGCTGCCGCTCTCGGAGGCTACACGCCTCTACGAGCGAGGCATGAAGCTGGCGCGGATCTGCAACGAGATGCTCGTCGCCGCCGAGCTGCGCATCACGCAGATACAGACGGCATACGGCGAGCAGATGCGGCTTCCTCCGCAGGAGACCGAGGCCTGATGCTCCTGCGCGCCGATTTCCACATGCACTCGCACTTCTCACCGGATTCGGTGCTATCGCCCAGGCGCATGGCGGAGCGGTGCCGGGCCGTGGGCCTAACCTGCGTCGCCGTGACGGACCACAACTCCATCCAGGGCGCGATGGCGATACGCGAGTTCGCAGTCGACATCAAGGTGATCATCGGAGAAGAGGTCACAACGGCGGACGGCGAGGTGACCGGACTGTTCCTGGAGAAGGAGATACCGAAGGGCCTGTCCGCCGTGGAGACGTGCAAGCGCATCAAGGACCAG
This genomic stretch from SAR202 cluster bacterium harbors:
- a CDS encoding Gfo/Idh/MocA family oxidoreductase, with the protein product MSSALLPVKPNPEVVIESARIGGMKAIFCEKPMAARLSDADAMVDECRSRGIHFSAGDAYRNFEQVWQARAMMRPPAGQDASHTPQPFDLGEVRSIHLYQATDEISGGGCQGLSVTRMFAWDSDVDWLTGWVRDDPYSNYDQGMGGLIRFRNGIEAYVDYYSSSKKGIEVICTKGFFFTDWYTFRVWKSKTGKETNRFDELEEAPGYFAPGIAAERKRDSQGRMIPGKRQMDDIQSIVDAIEKGIELRCSGGNMRKVLEITLAMRESARRNQAPVRVPLEDRSLAIYPHVSRWLNKKEVFGAEKYAQEIGRFDKEG
- a CDS encoding DoxX family membrane protein, encoding MIMGVRLLLAVVFLSSGVTKLVAPRQFARDVQQYRILPPRASKGFGLMLPFVEIAVAVSFLTGYFTSWAEMVAAFLIVCFITAVATAMRKGLNLSCSCFGLLYRERVGWITQVRDFFLLLLVASVYFFEKEPRTLFGMFRTLDEPLSIAGMGLSLAAVVFVGYVFRISVKGTRRRLERAREHGFSLASD
- a CDS encoding helix-turn-helix transcriptional regulator, translated to MDEDGRSPGHENLTPREQEVLGLLRQGLTGRQVALHLGISLLTAETHVKHIKAKLGLRGRGWDR
- the aroQ gene encoding type II 3-dehydroquinate dehydratase, whose amino-acid sequence is MKILVINGPNLNNLGKRDPAQYGKDTLADIEKRIRDRAAALKVEVDCFQSNHEGAIIDFLQATAPSASGIIINAGGLTHYSIAIRDALADSRLPFIEVHLSNIHAREEFRRHSVMASIAVGQIAGLGWRGYVYALEHLVSRLTEAKT
- a CDS encoding aminopeptidase P family protein, producing MPARLKKLRKAIQDKELDAILISSQENRRWLSGFTGSAGYLLITQGAAILGTDFRYTDQAAKQAPQFRVDRITRGTEWFVKQVAELKVKKVGFEGGHMTFDTHAAFLKAIADAPESDRWELVPTSDMVDKLRAVKDKEELKLLTRAIEISDEALVEVSKGLKPGITEAEVAWELEKAMRARGAEGLAFDTIVGAGVNAAMAHHRADETVIQAGVPIVIDMGAKYKGYCADLTRTVIIGEPDEQFRKIYGIVLKAQVEAEERVRTGMTGADTDKIARDIIADAGFGDFFGHSLGHGVGLAVHEYPRVGAKSPDVLEDGMLLTIEPGIYLSEWGGVRIEDVVVMEKGRARVISKAPKISV
- the efp gene encoding elongation factor P translates to MTIGFGDLKKGLSIEMDGDPFVIVDFERQKMQQRAPVTRIRFRNLRTGKVLDKTYSGFDVKLSPAQIERRKASYIYEDGGIHYFMDSGTFEQFPLNEDQISDALPYMKEQTEVDVVLFGGDPINIELPITVDLRVEETEPGFKGDTATGGNKPARMETGLMVPVPLFVNTGDTIRIDTRTNTYLARL
- the xseA gene encoding exodeoxyribonuclease VII large subunit produces the protein MAVYSVAQVTSYLRDLLAMDSVLRDVWVRGEVGNLSRPGSGHCYFNLRDSGTMMRCAMFKRAGPQGSTAALLKEGAAVIVHGKVTMYEARGEVQIVVDIVQPEGVGELQLKLEQLKLKLQTEGLFEESRKRPFPQFPRRIGVITSPSGAVWHDIQTVIGRRYPLVELVLAPSPVQGDGCCPGVVDAFERLNEIDDIDLVILARGGGSLEDLWGFNEEEVARAIFSSRAPVISAIGHETDYTIADLVADRRAPTPSAAAEMAVPNRIELAQRVVAYRNAMTEYMTERVQSGRDEIDAMVPRMERFLPDFDALRIQIDDRLRLAAKTLHRDVAMKMDRVYNTKLRLESLSPKDTLRRGYAIVQKEPGSEVVSDASQVAAGDSVRVTVAAGGFGATVAAISQEG
- the xseB gene encoding exodeoxyribonuclease VII small subunit, whose amino-acid sequence is MPESTNGQVTFESALAELDQVVTALEAGALPLSEATRLYERGMKLARICNEMLVAAELRITQIQTAYGEQMRLPPQETEA